From a single Phragmites australis chromosome 7, lpPhrAust1.1, whole genome shotgun sequence genomic region:
- the LOC133924195 gene encoding uncharacterized protein LOC133924195 isoform X1: MYRMICVKVDTLLSEGIDCADLEESCLRTDYRDKPAIIDVDIGTAVKGVVDDIGLIIKTLEESIFPTAAEAEEEEEETAAAINLEAEADGICGEGSGGIDINEAVDLSELGFRVDEIWGSSTICRDRSRGGRRKVVPFDHNLALITAAYPLTAQQGRWLGKWSRGTESTYFCLA; the protein is encoded by the exons ATGTACAGGATGATATGTGTTAAAGTGGATACTCTTCTCTCCGAAGGAATAGATTGTGCAGATTTAGAAGAAAGCTGCTTGAGAACAGACTACAGAGACAAACCAGCCATTATTGATGTCGACATTG GGACAGCTGTCAAGGGAGTAGTTGATGATATTGGTTTGATTATTAAAACACTTGAGGAATCTATATTTCCTACAGCCGCCGAggcggaggaagaggaagaggagaccGCTGCCGCCATCAATCTCGAGGCCGAGGCGGATGGGATCTGCGGGGAGGGCAGCGGCGGCATCGACATCAACGAGGCGGTGGACCTCAGTGAACTGGGATTCCGCGTCGACGAGATATGGGGGTCCTCCACGATTTGCCGCGACCGAtcgaggggaggaagaagaaaggttGTGCCTTTTGATCATAATCTCGCTCTTATTACTGCTGCTTACCCACTAACTGCTCAACAAGGTAGATGGCTGGGAAAATGGAGTCGTGGTACCGAATCCACGTACTTTTGTTTAGCTTAG
- the LOC133924195 gene encoding uncharacterized protein LOC133924195 isoform X2: MYRMICVKVDTLLSEGIDCADLEESCLRTDYRDKPAIIDVDIGTAVKGVVDDIGLIIKTLEESIFPTAAEAEEEEEETAAAINLEAEADGICGEGSGGIDINEAVDLSELGFRVDEIWGSSTICRDRSRGGRRKLDDLETSGMQR, translated from the exons ATGTACAGGATGATATGTGTTAAAGTGGATACTCTTCTCTCCGAAGGAATAGATTGTGCAGATTTAGAAGAAAGCTGCTTGAGAACAGACTACAGAGACAAACCAGCCATTATTGATGTCGACATTG GGACAGCTGTCAAGGGAGTAGTTGATGATATTGGTTTGATTATTAAAACACTTGAGGAATCTATATTTCCTACAGCCGCCGAggcggaggaagaggaagaggagaccGCTGCCGCCATCAATCTCGAGGCCGAGGCGGATGGGATCTGCGGGGAGGGCAGCGGCGGCATCGACATCAACGAGGCGGTGGACCTCAGTGAACTGGGATTCCGCGTCGACGAGATATGGGGGTCCTCCACGATTTGCCGCGACCGAtcgaggggaggaagaagaaag CTGGATGATTTGGAAACATCTGGGATGCAACGCTGA